The Cetobacterium somerae sequence ACCTATATTTGCTCCAACTATGCTACACGGTATCTCACTAGTTTATCTATTTGGAAGAATGGGTGTCATAACTACTGGATTCTTTGGTAGATTTCCTAATCTCGCAACAGATATAAATCTATACGGTTCAACTGGAATTGTAATTAGTGAAGTTATATATACTTTGCCTCAAGCTTACTTAATTATCTCTATGGCTCTACAAAATAGCGACTATAGACTCTATGAAGCTGCTAAAACTCTTGGAACAAGTAAAGTGAAACAATTTTTTACAATAACGCTTCCATCTTGTAAGTATGCTGTTTTTTCTACAGCTACAGTTTCTTTTATTCTTGCATTCACTGACTTTGGAGCACCTAAAGTTGTTGGTGGAAACTATAATGTTTTAGCTACAGATATCTATAAACAAGTTATCGGACAGCAAAATTTAGGAAGAGGGGCAGTTGTTAGTATTCTTTTACTTATTCCTGCAGTAATCTCGTTTTTCTTTGAAAAATCTTTAGAGAAAAAACAAAGAGATACCTTCAATGCAAAATCTATGAACTATCGAATTGAAAATTCAACTGGTAGAGATATTTTCTTCTACAGTTTCTGTTGGTTTATTGGTCTTAGTATATTAGGACTTTTTATTACAGCTGGAGTAGCTTCTTTTGTTAAAATGTGGCCCTATAATTTTGAACTTACTTTAAATAACTATAAATTCTTTGATTTTAATGGTGGAGCTTTCCATTTTTATAAAAACTCAATTACTATAGCTTTGCTTTCAGCTCTATTTGGAACTATCATTGCATACCTTGGAGCATATATATGTTTAAAAACTGAAAGTTTAACAAAGCTTAGAAATGTTATTAAATTTTTCGCAATAGTACCTTTAGCTCTTCCTGGAATAGTTTTAGGTTTAGGATATATTTTCTTCTTTAATATGAACTATATTAGAATTCCACTTCTTGGTTGGATAAATAATCCATTCAATAGTTTATATGGAACCCTTTGGATATTAGTTCTTGTAAACATAGTACACTTTTTCTCTGTTGCTTTTATGACAGCATCAACTTCTTTGAAAAAGTTAGACAAAGAGTTTGAAATTGTATCTCTTTCTATGGGTGTTCCTTGGTATAAAACATTTTTCAATGTAACTCTACC is a genomic window containing:
- a CDS encoding putative 2-aminoethylphosphonate ABC transporter permease subunit, with protein sequence MELVFKKSEKLLSEKIRDIIVWGIVIFFVVTLLFPLISLSIKATEDNAGNFIGLQNFIQYLTSPGVVSSFFNTVKIATLTMVITLILGFGYSYGMARSNIKGKGVLKFLILLPIFAPTMLHGISLVYLFGRMGVITTGFFGRFPNLATDINLYGSTGIVISEVIYTLPQAYLIISMALQNSDYRLYEAAKTLGTSKVKQFFTITLPSCKYAVFSTATVSFILAFTDFGAPKVVGGNYNVLATDIYKQVIGQQNLGRGAVVSILLLIPAVISFFFEKSLEKKQRDTFNAKSMNYRIENSTGRDIFFYSFCWFIGLSILGLFITAGVASFVKMWPYNFELTLNNYKFFDFNGGAFHFYKNSITIALLSALFGTIIAYLGAYICLKTESLTKLRNVIKFFAIVPLALPGIVLGLGYIFFFNMNYIRIPLLGWINNPFNSLYGTLWILVLVNIVHFFSVAFMTASTSLKKLDKEFEIVSLSMGVPWYKTFFNVTLPLTKHTIGEIFIYYFVNCMTTVSAAVFLYTSKTTLASIAMVNLDEVGDQAKAAAMGILIVGTNLLVKAIYEIIKKRNFGRNK